The following are encoded in a window of Amaranthus tricolor cultivar Red isolate AtriRed21 chromosome 2, ASM2621246v1, whole genome shotgun sequence genomic DNA:
- the LOC130805692 gene encoding UPF0481 protein At3g47200-like, whose translation MEGEANKTKEVESSIQHKLSALPMISPCNICIYKVPPHICQVNKACFLPSIVSIGPIYFKYPSLKSCEDFKLTHLKHFLELHALTSSHRHHQAYNLANYIDIMKHHEENARSYYEHQISLSSNEFIEMMMVDAAFIICYFICNSDCGIEFSNRNNPMHQKITWMVKITHDLFLEENQIPFFVLEDLYNLSFGAAYPHISFKDLTLRFIQNSEILEGYPRDNLHGSFAYNARKASNIKHLVDFLRVSYLPSNLRTHQYIINKEEVRFCPSAKELKAAGIKFICSSEKNSLLDIRYCKGKLRIPTLKIQDETEAFIRNLVFFEQCQHFSNSYFIDYAIFLNDLIGSAEDVQILVQNGIIENFLGSHEEVALMLNRITKNIMLLRPNFYYSGICGDMNKYVSIKWNRWKAILRRDYFNHPWSIISVVYLVFLLILTILQVFTGFHHN comes from the coding sequence ATGGAGGGCGAGGCAAATAAAACCAAGGAAGTGGAATCTTCAATACAACACAAGCTTAGTGCATTACCGATGATATCTCCTTGTAATATTTGCATTTACAAGGTTCCTCCACATATCTGCCAAGTAAACAAAGCTTGTTTTCTGCCTTCAATTGTTTCCATCGGTCCTATCTATTTTAAATACCCATCCCTAAAATCCTGTGAAGACTTCAAATTAACACACCTTAAACACTTCCTTGAATTACATGCTCTCACATCCTCACATCGCCATCATCAAGCTTATAACTTAGCTAACTACATTGACATTATGAAACATCATGAGGAAAATGCACGTTCTTACTATGAACATCAAATAAGTCTTTCTAGTAATGAATTTATCGAAATGATGATGGTTGATGCTGCATTCATTATCTGCTACTTTATATGTAACAGTGACTGTGGTATCGAATTTTCGAATCGAAATAATCCTATGCACCAAAAGATAACATGGATGGTGAAGATTACCCATGATTTGTTTCTGGAAGAAAATCAAATTCCCTTTTTTGTACTGGAAGATCTATACAATCTATCATTTGGTGCAGCTTACCCACATATATCCTTTAAGGATCTTACTCTTAGATTTATTCAAAACTCTGAGATTCTCGAAGGATATCCTCGAGATAATTTACATGGATCATTTGCTTATAATGCAAGGAAAGCTTCAAACATTAAGCATCTTGTTGATTTTTTGAGGGTATCATACTTACCTTCCAATCTTCGGACCCATCAATACATTATTAATAAAGAAGAAGTTCGATTTTGTCCAAGTGCAAAAGAGCTAAAAGCTGCtggaataaaatttatttgcaGTAGTGAAAAGAACAGCTTATTAGATATTAGATATTGTAAGGGAAAGTTGCGTATTCCAACATTGAAAATACAAGATGAAACTGAAGCTTTTATTCGGAATCTCGTGTTCTTTGAGCAGTGTCAACATTTCAGTAACTCTTACTTCATTGATTATGCTATTTTTTTAAACGATTTGATTGGTTCTGCAGAAGACGTACAAATATTAGTTCAAAATGGAATCATCGAGAATTTCCTTGGAAGCCATGAGGAGGTGGCTTTGATGCTAAATCGCATCACAAAAAACATAATGTTACTTAGaccaaatttttattattctggGATTTGTGGAGATATGAATAAATATGTTAGCATCAAGTGGAATAGATGGAAGGCAATACTGAGAAGAGACTACTTCAATCATCCATGGTCAATTATTTCTGTTGTATATTTGGTGTTTCTTCTTATTCTCACCATTTTACAAGTTTTTACTGGTTTTCACCACAACTAG